Sequence from the Chelonoidis abingdonii isolate Lonesome George chromosome 1, CheloAbing_2.0, whole genome shotgun sequence genome:
AGGGCAACCAGAGGATAGTAAGATCCAGGTTCTTCCAATTATCCTTGCAAAGATATGTGAGGTATCCAGGATTAAATGATTTACTGATGGCCATCCAGGGAATCAGTGACTGAGCTGTGAATAGAAATCAAGAGTCCCGGTGCCTAATCCTGAAGATTTAACCAGTAGATCTCACTCCATCCCTATCTTTTCATAAGGTAAATGTCAGTATTACCAACCCCTTTTGTCTTTACAGATTGCAGACTTTGGTCTTTCCAACCTCTATCACAAAGACAAGTTTCTGCAGACCTTTTGTGGGAGCCCACTATATGCTTCCCCAGAAATTGTTAATGGAAGACCCTATCGAGGCCCAGAGGTAAGCAGGCACAGGGGAGAAGGaaagtgaaattaaaattaatcttGTGTTGGTGGTACAAATATGATCTGTATTTGGTAATAATGAGCATGAACATTAGTTTGGTCCTGATAGTATCTTACGCATAGACTATGTTGGGCCTCTCCTAGGTTGGAAGTATTCAAGCTGCCTTCTGTTACTTTCATTTGCTTTGCTTACGCTTTGTCAGCTGTTAAATACCTGCATGCTGGTAACCAAGCACAGCTGGATGTTCAGTTGCTTTTGTGGTGCTAATGGTTCTGGAAGACTGCAGGAATCAGCTTTTCTATCCTTTACCCGTCTTGTCTATGTATTTTTAGGTCGACAGCTGGGCCCTTGGTGTGTTGCTTTACACTCTGGTTTATGGAACGATGCCCTTTGATGGCTTTGATCACAAAAATCTAATCAGGCAGATCAGCAGCGGAGAATATCGTGAGCCAACACAGCCCTCAGGTATAAAAAAAGCTGGTGTAATGCATTGAGATGACAGGAGTTCAGAATGGCTGGCTGACTTGGCCTCTACCAGCATTTTCTGGTGTGTCACTTTAGAATGACAAGTAAAAGGATCTCCCATCCCCTCTCAAAACATCATCTGCCATCAGTTCCCATCTGGATAGAGCCCTTACCAAAATGTAGGTACCTTTTGAAATGAAAGTTTTACAGCAGATAGATTTTATTGCCTTGTGGAAGCTTTAACAGGGTCTTTTAACTAGATCTATGACAATGGAAAGTCTGTTAGCTATTGCAAGCAAAATTGTTCAGACAAGCTGTAAACTGATACAAGGTCCTGATACAGATCAGTCTTCTAGTCTAACTACATTGTGTAATATATATCAAAAGCAGAGAGAACATGAATAGTCATGGGGAAGCAACCACTTGGCCCAAGAACCCATTCTGAATTCAATACCAATATCTTCACAATTATCATTACACAAGGGGATGCCACCATGATTAGAACCTTGATAGAAAGGCACCCAAGAATTCTAGCCCAGctacatgatcataatggcccctggCTATGAAATCTACGAATCTATCAATAAATTTCACTagacatttatttttcatcatttgTTTGCCACCATTTTTCATATTCTCCCTCTTGGTTATTCCTACCTAATTTGCTTTGTggaaattttcctttaaaaatacgTAAAAGACTATAATTGCATTTTACTTTCTgtccccctcttttttttaaaaaaaagatacacaATTAATGATGTACATCATTTGAAATACCTGAGTGCCCTTTTGTTTTCCTCTAAGGCTTATACTAATCTGGGTTGATGTAAAGTTCAGTATCTACACTAGATTCCTTTACTAATATGGAGAAACACTCATCTACTTGACAAGCCAATAGTACACTTGTTTGGGTGTATCATGTGGCTTCAGATATGAACTTGCActtaatttcatttcctgaagTTGAATTGATGGTCAAAGTCTTCCCACACAGCATGTTCACCTCACCTGTTTTGCGAAGCATAATTTCTGTTAAAATGTCTTGCCCATatgtccattttaaaatgaaaaaacaaaacaaatattttgactaTTTTAATGTCATTCTTTGACCGTAGATGCTCGTGGTCTAATCAGGTGGATGCTGATGGTGAATCCTGAGCGCCGAGCAACTATCGAAGACATAGCCAATCACTGGTGGGTTAATTGGGGCTACAAGAGCAGCGTTTGTGACTGTGATGCCTTGAGAGACTCAGAGTCCCCACTGCTGGCTAGGTTTATTGATTGGCATCACCGTTCGACAGGTCTCCAGCCAGAGACTGATACCAAAATGAAGTGCCTTTCCAAACCCAAAGGTTCGGAAGTTACGCTGGAGCGACAGAGGTCCCTGAAAAAATCAAAGAAGGAAAATGATATTGTGCAATCGATCCAGGAAGGAGGGGCTGAGAATGCATCCAAACCAACCTCCAAGAGGCCCAAAGGCATCTTGAAGAAAAGGAGCAACAGTGAGCATCGGTCTCACAGTGCAGGATTCATCGAAGGAGTGGTCAACCCAGCCTTACCCTCCGCTTTTAAGATAGAGCAAGAACTGTGTAGGACTGGTGTAGTCATTAAGAGTGCCATGGAGGGAGAGATAGCAAGCAAATATGGCACTAAAGCGTCTTCCCTCATGCCAAAAAAAGGAATCTTAAAGAAGACTCAGCAGAGAGAGTCTGGCTACTACTCTTCCCCAGAGCGAAGTGAATCTTCTGAATTGTTGGACAATAAGGATGAGGCAGGAAACAGTGACACTTCCCCAGGCATCAATGAAACATCAAGAATTGGGTCTCATAGCCATTCCTATAGACGTAAGGGCATCCTAAAACACAACAGCAAGTATTCCACCAGCAGCACTGACTCTGCTTTGGTCAGTCCTGAAACACCAATGGTGGAAGCCATGGAAGAAGGGGTCCTGCCTGGGGATAGATTATCTCGAAGTTACAGTCGTCCTTCTAGTGTGATTAGTGATGACAGTATTTTGTCCAGTGACTCCTTTGACTTGCTAGATTTGCAAGAGAGCAGGCCAAACAGGCAAAGGATAAGGAGCTGTGTCTCTGCTGAAAACTTCCTCCAGATCCAAGATTTTGAAGGACTCCAGAACCGCCCACGCTCACAGCATTTGAAACGTTATCGAAATCGGCTGGGGGATAGCAGTTTTTCCCTTCTCACAGACATGGATGATGTGACTCAGGTCTACAAGAAAGCTCTGGAGATCTGCAACAAGCTCAACTAGCACAgtgagagggtgggaagggaagggagttgTCATGTGTACCTTTATGATGGAGTTAGCCTGATACCAATTTGCTGACAGTGGTAGGATCATCAAAATGGGTTGAATGCGCATTCTCAGCTGAAAATCGTGAGATATGTCAAAGTCTTCTCTTGAGCATTATGCAAACTGTCTTTTAGTTTGCTTTATTAAAGTATTACCTAGTTGCCCAAAGAAAATATTCATATGAGATGCAAACATAccgtgcctagcacagtggggtcctggtccatgattaggaTTTCTGTGTGCTGCAATCgtacaaagaaataaataataccaccaccaccagcatctggcagacaaaggcataacatagacaaattcagattggaaataaggcaggtatttttaatagtgagggtagtTAATTAGTAGAGCAACTTTACCAAGGGAggtgatggattcttcatcacttaaATCTTTCTCAatattggatgtctttctaaaaaatatactCTAGTTCATCCTGAAGTTATTTgatttgatgcaggaattacggGGTGAAATATCTGTGGCCTATGTTATTCTGGAGGCCAGAGTAGAtgttcacagtggtcccttctgactttaaaaatctctgaatgtGCTATAGGAAGAGTAGTTTTAAATAGTCACCCTTAGCGTGGTATGCCTAGAAAATTTGAGGCATGTGGCTACAGATTCACATTTTCCAGCTACCATGTCATTCTCCTCACTAGCAAGGAGCACAGTACCAATAGTGAAAAAATACAAGAACTGAAACCATAGTATGAGCTAGAAAAAGTTATACATTGCAAATGGCTAGTTGATTTCTGCTCTCCGCCCGCAACATATTTACTAGGTTTGTGACATTTTCCAGATTGCCAGCCAAACAGATGCCTAGGAAGGGGCGTGTTTATCACATTCTCCCAAAGATTAATTAAGCACAAGATCCAGATTTCAGTCACTTTCACTGTCAGCAAATGGTTCCACTTTGCTtatgagcagggccggcgcttgcatttaggcggcttaggcaatcgcctagggcgccagcattattagggggtggcattttgccggagggggcggccggtgggctccggtggagctgccgcagtggtgcctgcggaggactgcagagccgggggaccagcgcgcggggtggcgaaatggccatgcacctagggcgctcaaacccctagtgccggtcctgcttATGAGCATGTATCTGAGAATGGAGAGTAGTTTGCTTCTAGAATGTTAGCTTAAGAAAAGGTTGTAGCATGTAGTAAATGGACAGAGGACTGAGAATCAGTGACGATGTGCCTTTTTCCAAATAAGAATGTTTTGAAGTAGGTAGTAGTGGAACAGAAGGAATTTGACTATAAATGCTGGAATGAAAACAGTAGACGCGACAAGGGATTTGGTGTAAAAATGCAGGTATCTATCTCTATTTGTAATTGGTACTGCATGAGCAGTGGTATCAGtctgaaaaggagaaaaatgtatATGTTTCCTTGGGTATATCTAAATATCCAGACTTAAGGCTTCAACTCCCATAAAGGTACCACTTGGGTCTACTGGATTACCTGAATGTAAGCCTCAGTTAGCAAGGCACTATGCGTTTGACAGGCCTGGGCAAACTGGAGTCATATGGCCAGTTTCAGATCTCATTTACATAAATGTATGGCTCTGGGCTTCACTGGGGCTGCATTCGTGTGACtgggggcagaatttggcctgtgagGTCAAATTGGCTACAGCTCTAACGGTCCAAACACACAAACAACTGGAggttaatgggccaaattctgctctcatcttTACCCCAAGACTTcagctgggagcagaatttgggccaCTCTCTCTGGGCATGCTCTAAAATCCTAAAAGCCATAGAAAAATAGTACCAAGCTCCATTTGGATTAGCTGAGAATCCAGAATACCAATGTGAATAGATTTAAGATAGAACAAAGAGCTGCTTTACTGCTCGTTGCTTCCTAGCTTGCAGACTCCTTATTTTGTATGTCACAGTACTTCACTCTGTCAGCTCCTCCTTAAAATCAGTAGGATTAATAGCATAAAGGTGGGTGACTTTTAATTTCCTGAAGCGCCTCCTCCATCTCAATGGAAAGGTTTTTCCTCCAGAAGACACTTGGCCAAAATTCAGCCCAGGTGTAAAAGGCATCTATGGTGGTATGCTCACACAAAGCAAATGCTCACTGTTCTCTTAAGAAGATGGGTTTCAGTATGATAATGAGGCATCCTGTCCTCCCAAGAGTTTACATGTGTTGTTTCTGCCTTTTCAAAAATCCATGTACTATTTTGGGGGGTGCAAAGTTAAGAGTTTTGCCATATTCCATTTTAGGGAAATGTGAACTAGAGACCACATGGTTTAAGCAATTCAGGTGAGCtttgcagccagggctggcttcaggcaccagcttagcaagcgcTTGGGGTAGCCACTCTGGAGATGAGTGGCAGGTCCAGCTATTcgacggcaattcggcggagggtccctcactcctggtcggagcgaaggacctcccgctgaattgctgcagattgcgATCACAGGTTTTTGTTTggctgcttggagtggcaaaacccctggagctggccctgtttacaGCTTTGGGCAAAAGATGTTCTTTTAACTTTATGCCCTGGAGTGTAAGATGCCAGACcctgagctggtgtaaaacaGCCTTCTTCCCTTGACCTAATGAAGATTGACTTCAGTAGACCAacactgattgacaccagctttGAATCTGGCTCTAAATGGATAAATGATTTTTACGAGTTTCAAGATGAAGGAGACGGACCTCAGCTTGCTGTTGTGAGGAACTGAGAAGCACCCCAAAGGCTCAGATCTCCTTAGATTTTTGCCCAGGCCTGCCATCTTGTGTAAAAATGTGAATGAATGATTGACTGCTTGCTGCCAAACTGGAAATGTCATGTAGGGATTTACTGGCATGTTATCATTCCTagaagaatagaaaaaaaaaacttgactgCACATTATTATTAGTGTTgtggtttttatttaatttttttgtaatacgaagttgacttttttttttatttgaatttgtcttttttatttattggTCTGAAAGCCATTTCAAAAAGGTATAATAATATATTTGGTGTAATTTAATTGTTGCAACATTATTTTACAGCTGCAGCcaaaatggtttggttttgttttccactCATTGGTTGGCTTTAGAAGGCACACAGGGAAAACGCTGGATAATCACCCAaagtgtttgtatttttaatctGATACtgttttgtattaaataaaaataaaatgaactgaatgtaagattttttttctctttaaataaatgTAGATCAGCTGTGGCCAAATACCAATGAACTTCTCATGCAACAATACAGCAGCATCTCCAGCAAACTGTACTGAGTTGTTTACTCAAAGCTTTTGGTTTATTTGTGTATTTGAAGAGAATATGGGTGGCTACTGAGACTTGCATGCTGAGCCATGGCCTACACTGGCGGGCTGAGGGGGGtggatctaagttacgcaacttcagctatgtgaataatgcagctgaagttgacatacttagatcgacttatcgtggtgtcttcaccgctgtgagtcgactgctgccgctccccattgactctgtctgtgcctctcgtggcactggagtacaggagtctacgggagagcgcttgggggtcaatttatcgcgtctagactagatgcgataaatcagtCCCCGCTGGATTGAGCGCTGcctgc
This genomic interval carries:
- the NUAK1 gene encoding NUAK family SNF1-like kinase 1, whose amino-acid sequence is MWAERRGGSCAPASAPLALPPPEMEGAELDAGRGPSPQRCLSCDSQPGAGKGAAALEEPAEEAPSSEVTAAPELRKQQGVKRHHHKHNLKHRYELQETLGKGTYGKVKRAIERFSGRVVAIKSIRKDKIKDEQDMVHIRREIEIMSSLSHPHIITIFEVFENKDKIVIIMEYASKGELYDYISERRRLSERETRHFFRQIVSAVHYCHKNGVVHRDLKLENILLDDNFNIKIADFGLSNLYHKDKFLQTFCGSPLYASPEIVNGRPYRGPEVDSWALGVLLYTLVYGTMPFDGFDHKNLIRQISSGEYREPTQPSDARGLIRWMLMVNPERRATIEDIANHWWVNWGYKSSVCDCDALRDSESPLLARFIDWHHRSTGLQPETDTKMKCLSKPKGSEVTLERQRSLKKSKKENDIVQSIQEGGAENASKPTSKRPKGILKKRSNSEHRSHSAGFIEGVVNPALPSAFKIEQELCRTGVVIKSAMEGEIASKYGTKASSLMPKKGILKKTQQRESGYYSSPERSESSELLDNKDEAGNSDTSPGINETSRIGSHSHSYRRKGILKHNSKYSTSSTDSALVSPETPMVEAMEEGVLPGDRLSRSYSRPSSVISDDSILSSDSFDLLDLQESRPNRQRIRSCVSAENFLQIQDFEGLQNRPRSQHLKRYRNRLGDSSFSLLTDMDDVTQVYKKALEICNKLN